A genomic region of Methanosarcina thermophila TM-1 contains the following coding sequences:
- the dnaJ gene encoding molecular chaperone DnaJ — MATTRDYYEILGLSRDATPEDIKKSYRKLALKYHPDRNKEPGAEEKFKEISEAYAVLSDPEKRAQYDRFGHAGINGQYTAEDIFRGADFSGFGDIFEMFFGGSRRGPRGPRRGSDLQYDLYITFEEAAFGVRKDIDVPRTERCSNCSGTGARPGTSPKRCPTCGGTGQIRTTRTGLGMQFVSTTTCSTCRGKGQVIESPCPVCSGTGRVRNTRKITVNVPAGADSGMSLRLSGEGDAGDPGAPPGDLYVVLHVMEHKIFKRVDYDVISEVPISFAQAALGTDIMVDTLYGKVKMNIPAGTQTHSVFRLKGKGIQHLHGSRRGDQLVRVVIKTPTNLSHEQKELLRQFEALSSGKNPGGEKGRYDKFTEKSKKSKGFFEKVKDAFES; from the coding sequence ATGGCCACAACGCGTGATTATTACGAAATTCTTGGGTTGTCTAGAGATGCTACACCCGAGGATATAAAGAAATCCTATCGAAAACTTGCATTAAAGTATCATCCTGACAGGAATAAGGAACCTGGGGCTGAGGAAAAGTTCAAAGAGATCTCAGAAGCTTATGCTGTGCTTTCAGATCCTGAGAAACGGGCTCAGTACGACCGTTTCGGACATGCCGGAATAAATGGACAGTACACCGCAGAAGATATCTTCCGGGGTGCGGATTTCAGCGGCTTCGGGGATATTTTCGAAATGTTTTTCGGCGGAAGCAGAAGGGGTCCCAGGGGACCGAGGAGAGGATCAGATCTCCAGTATGACCTTTATATAACCTTCGAAGAAGCAGCATTTGGAGTCCGTAAAGATATTGATGTCCCGAGGACTGAAAGATGCTCTAACTGTTCCGGAACCGGGGCTAGACCCGGCACAAGCCCAAAACGCTGCCCAACATGCGGCGGTACAGGTCAAATCCGCACCACACGCACAGGATTGGGCATGCAGTTTGTAAGCACTACCACCTGTTCTACCTGTCGCGGCAAGGGTCAAGTTATTGAATCTCCGTGCCCGGTCTGCAGTGGCACAGGTAGGGTTAGAAATACGAGAAAAATAACAGTAAACGTACCTGCAGGAGCTGATTCAGGCATGAGCCTGAGGCTTAGTGGAGAAGGTGATGCGGGAGACCCCGGAGCTCCGCCTGGAGATCTCTATGTAGTGCTTCATGTTATGGAGCATAAAATCTTTAAGAGAGTAGACTACGATGTAATCTCCGAGGTTCCAATCTCGTTTGCTCAGGCTGCGCTCGGGACTGATATTATGGTAGATACCCTCTACGGCAAGGTCAAGATGAATATTCCTGCAGGGACTCAGACCCATTCCGTGTTCAGGCTTAAAGGAAAGGGTATCCAGCACCTGCATGGAAGCAGGAGAGGTGACCAGCTCGTAAGGGTTGTAATAAAAACCCCAACAAATCTCAGCCACGAACAGAAAGAACTTCTTCGCCAGTTTGAAGCATTGAGCAGTGGTAAAAACCCGGGAGGCGAAAAAGGCAGGTACGATAAATTTACAGAAAAATCCAAAAAAAGCAAAGGATTTTTTGAGAAAGTAAAGGATGCTTTTGAGAGTTAA
- the dnaK gene encoding molecular chaperone DnaK, with protein sequence MGKILGIDLGTTNSCMAVMEGGEAVVIPNAEGARTTPSVVGFSKKGEKLVGQVAKRQAISNPENTVYSIKRHMGEPNYKVTLQGKQYTPQEISAMILQKLKADAEAYLGEEIKQAVITVPAYFNDAQRQATKDAGTIAGLEVLRIINEPTAASLAYGLDKGEVEQTILVYDLGGGTFDVSILEIGGGVFEVKATSGDTHLGGDDFDQRIVNYLLAEFKKTEGIDLSKDRAVLQRLTDAAEKAKIELSGVASTNINLPFLTVGPDGEPKHLDIDLTRAQFQKMTEDLLEKTLVSMRQALSDAKLTPNDIDKVILIGGATRMPAVVELVENFTGKKPYKNINPDEAVAIGAAIQAGVLGGEVKDILLLDVTPLTLGIETLGGIATPLIPRNTTIPTRKSQIFSTAADNQPSVEIHVLQGERGIASENKTLGRFTLDGIPPAPRGVPQIEVTFDIDANGILHVSAKDLGTGREQSISIQKPGGLTDAEIERMIKDAELHAEEDRKRKEEVETRNNAETLINAAEKTLKEAGDVATEDQKSKVNAAIDDLKKALEGKDAEEIKAKTEALQEAIYPISTAMYQKAAQQAQQAAGGAAGRTDAKGPEETVVDADYEVVDDEKRK encoded by the coding sequence ATGGGAAAAATACTGGGTATTGACCTTGGTACTACTAACTCATGCATGGCAGTAATGGAAGGCGGGGAAGCTGTCGTGATCCCTAATGCCGAAGGCGCCAGGACAACCCCGTCAGTGGTTGGATTTTCCAAAAAAGGGGAGAAACTTGTAGGTCAGGTCGCAAAGAGACAGGCTATTTCAAACCCTGAGAACACTGTTTACTCCATTAAGAGGCATATGGGAGAACCCAACTACAAGGTGACCCTTCAGGGAAAGCAATACACACCGCAGGAAATCTCTGCAATGATTCTCCAGAAACTCAAAGCCGATGCAGAAGCTTATCTTGGAGAAGAAATCAAACAAGCTGTTATTACAGTTCCTGCTTATTTCAATGACGCCCAGAGGCAGGCTACAAAGGATGCAGGGACAATTGCAGGTCTTGAAGTCCTCAGAATTATCAATGAACCGACTGCTGCATCCCTTGCTTATGGACTTGATAAAGGCGAAGTTGAGCAAACTATTCTTGTCTACGACCTTGGAGGCGGAACCTTTGACGTATCCATTCTTGAGATTGGAGGCGGAGTCTTTGAGGTAAAAGCCACAAGCGGCGATACCCATCTCGGAGGAGACGACTTCGACCAGCGCATTGTCAACTACTTACTTGCCGAATTCAAAAAGACTGAGGGAATTGATCTCTCAAAGGACAGAGCTGTACTCCAGCGCTTAACCGATGCTGCAGAGAAAGCCAAAATCGAACTGTCTGGTGTCGCAAGTACCAATATCAACCTTCCATTCCTTACAGTTGGTCCAGATGGGGAACCAAAGCACCTTGATATTGACCTGACCAGAGCCCAATTCCAGAAGATGACCGAGGACCTTCTTGAGAAAACTCTCGTTTCCATGCGCCAGGCTCTCAGCGATGCAAAGCTTACGCCAAACGATATCGACAAAGTAATCCTTATCGGAGGCGCTACAAGGATGCCTGCGGTAGTGGAGCTTGTAGAGAACTTCACAGGCAAGAAACCCTACAAGAACATTAACCCTGACGAAGCCGTTGCAATCGGGGCAGCCATCCAGGCTGGTGTGCTCGGAGGCGAGGTAAAAGATATCCTGCTGCTTGATGTCACTCCACTCACCCTTGGAATTGAGACACTTGGAGGCATAGCAACTCCATTGATCCCGAGAAACACGACAATTCCGACCAGGAAGAGCCAGATATTCTCAACGGCAGCTGATAATCAGCCCTCGGTAGAGATTCATGTCCTTCAGGGAGAAAGGGGAATTGCTTCCGAAAACAAAACCCTTGGGCGTTTTACCCTTGACGGCATCCCACCAGCTCCTAGAGGCGTCCCACAGATCGAAGTTACCTTTGACATTGACGCAAATGGTATCCTGCATGTGAGTGCAAAAGATCTTGGAACCGGCAGGGAACAGTCTATATCCATCCAGAAACCAGGTGGACTCACAGACGCCGAAATCGAGCGCATGATCAAAGACGCAGAATTGCATGCCGAAGAAGACAGAAAGCGCAAAGAAGAAGTCGAGACCAGGAACAATGCCGAAACCCTGATCAATGCTGCCGAAAAGACTCTGAAAGAAGCCGGAGATGTGGCTACAGAGGATCAGAAGTCAAAGGTAAACGCCGCAATTGACGACCTTAAAAAAGCTCTTGAAGGTAAGGACGCCGAAGAGATTAAGGCAAAAACCGAAGCTCTTCAGGAAGCTATATATCCGATCTCCACTGCAATGTATCAGAAAGCCGCCCAGCAGGCTCAACAGGCAGCAGGTGGAGCAGCAGGACGCACAGATGCAAAAGGTCCTGAAGAGACGGTCGTCGACGCCGATTATGAGGTAGTTGACGACGAAAAGCGTAAATAA
- the grpE gene encoding nucleotide exchange factor GrpE, whose protein sequence is MKIFDKEGNADSKEDTQAEAGDPDAKNSGSSGGEAKKTQDNPEEAKEAQGSPEEAKEAQGGPEEAKETQAKEAQGSPEEASASSETEKSPEELCREENEILKDQLLRLAADFDNFRKRTARQIEETRKAVLEQVLLDFLEVTDNFDRAIKSTKTAEDMSSIASGLEQLSKQFFSILEKYGIEKIESERASEFDPHKHEAVQHVETSELPDNTIVEVYKAGYALNSKVIRPAIVSVARNPNETKE, encoded by the coding sequence ATGAAAATATTCGATAAAGAAGGAAATGCGGATTCTAAAGAAGATACCCAGGCTGAAGCTGGAGACCCTGATGCTAAGAATTCTGGTTCTTCGGGGGGAGAAGCTAAAAAAACACAGGATAATCCCGAAGAAGCTAAAGAAGCACAGGGTAGTCCTGAAGAAGCTAAAGAAGCACAGGGTGGTCCCGAAGAGGCTAAAGAAACACAGGCTAAAGAAGCACAGGGTAGTCCCGAAGAGGCTTCTGCCAGTTCCGAAACTGAAAAAAGCCCTGAGGAGCTGTGCCGGGAGGAGAACGAGATTCTCAAAGACCAGCTTCTTCGGCTTGCAGCAGACTTTGACAATTTCAGAAAACGGACCGCCCGCCAGATAGAGGAAACCCGAAAAGCTGTGCTTGAGCAGGTACTTCTTGATTTCCTTGAAGTAACGGACAATTTCGATCGTGCCATCAAGTCTACAAAGACTGCAGAGGATATGAGCTCGATCGCCAGCGGATTAGAACAGCTTTCAAAACAGTTTTTCTCAATCCTCGAAAAATATGGAATTGAGAAAATCGAGAGTGAAAGAGCCAGCGAATTCGACCCTCACAAGCACGAAGCAGTTCAGCATGTCGAAACCTCTGAACTTCCGGACAATACTATAGTAGAGGTTTACAAAGCCGGATACGCTCTTAACTCGAAAGTTATCAGGCCTGCTATAGTCTCAGTGGCAAGAAACCCAAATGAGACTAAGGAATAA
- a CDS encoding heat-shock protein codes for MPGTISSRNPNSQSVFENSFVKTLSIAVLMGIFLVDMGLGLFKIFSTKESPLPTAVVLLIFAVIFIAGMVFYERQGLDTLSSLVGGALAGFGFSFVFVSLVGGVQFALRGGISAIGWDQVISAIAASMIASVVILKALSYKLQNHFY; via the coding sequence GTGCCTGGTACTATTAGCAGCAGAAACCCTAACTCTCAGTCGGTCTTTGAAAACTCGTTTGTGAAAACCCTTTCTATTGCGGTTCTCATGGGCATATTCCTGGTTGACATGGGGCTCGGGCTTTTTAAGATTTTTTCCACAAAAGAAAGTCCATTGCCTACTGCAGTCGTACTCTTGATCTTTGCTGTGATATTTATTGCAGGTATGGTTTTTTACGAAAGACAGGGACTGGACACTCTCAGCTCCCTTGTTGGAGGAGCACTTGCAGGTTTCGGATTTTCCTTTGTCTTTGTGTCGCTTGTAGGCGGCGTGCAGTTTGCACTGAGAGGAGGAATCTCGGCAATCGGGTGGGATCAGGTGATCTCAGCAATCGCAGCTTCTATGATTGCAAGCGTTGTAATACTCAAAGCACTTTCATATAAACTTCAAAATCATTTTTACTGA
- a CDS encoding ATP-grasp domain-containing protein produces the protein MKILIAEFAVGTEIEKSLIPEGAAMLKTLVESFVRLGYEVYYPSAGTKICAGMRVESTAENFRQVIGREAKSCDAGLIIAPDSMLPELNEVLEENTVNLGCSPRSAACCADKLLCAEILKKAGIKTPEIAKEPEKGKRYITKPRFGCGAEATYLVTEFENKEGFFASEYIEGEHLSVSLIAGKKSLPLTVNRQFIEFGKKEAESGEKGKAEVSGIKYNGSLTPYQTERREEIYETAISTAECLNCFGYVGVDIILTDFPYVVDVNPRPTASLFGISRVMREEIGDLILKNRFGELPDHVNIEGEFCFSKDALGELFGRT, from the coding sequence ATGAAAATCCTGATTGCGGAATTTGCTGTCGGCACAGAAATTGAAAAATCCCTTATCCCTGAGGGAGCAGCTATGCTGAAAACCCTTGTAGAGAGTTTTGTCCGGCTTGGGTATGAGGTTTATTACCCATCGGCAGGCACGAAAATCTGTGCAGGCATGCGGGTTGAATCTACAGCTGAGAATTTCAGGCAGGTAATTGGGAGAGAAGCAAAAAGTTGCGACGCGGGGCTAATTATTGCCCCTGATTCAATGCTTCCCGAGCTGAATGAGGTTCTTGAGGAGAATACTGTAAATTTGGGATGCTCTCCCAGGTCGGCAGCCTGCTGTGCGGATAAGTTGCTCTGTGCGGAAATCCTGAAGAAAGCCGGGATTAAAACTCCTGAAATTGCAAAAGAGCCGGAAAAAGGCAAAAGATATATCACAAAACCAAGATTCGGCTGCGGAGCAGAGGCAACATACCTGGTCACAGAGTTCGAGAACAAAGAGGGATTCTTTGCGAGTGAGTATATTGAGGGAGAGCATCTGAGCGTAAGCCTTATTGCAGGAAAAAAATCGCTTCCTCTTACTGTAAATCGTCAGTTCATAGAATTTGGCAAGAAAGAAGCTGAATCCGGAGAAAAGGGGAAAGCAGAAGTTTCCGGAATAAAGTATAACGGGAGCCTTACTCCTTACCAGACTGAAAGAAGAGAAGAAATCTATGAAACCGCAATTTCCACAGCGGAATGTCTGAACTGTTTCGGATATGTAGGTGTGGATATTATACTCACCGATTTTCCGTATGTAGTGGATGTGAATCCAAGGCCCACAGCTTCGCTTTTCGGGATCAGCCGTGTTATGCGGGAGGAAATAGGAGACCTGATTCTGAAAAACAGGTTTGGAGAACTTCCTGACCATGTGAATATTGAAGGAGAATTCTGTTTTTCAAAGGATGCTCTGGGCGAACTTTTTGGAAGAACTTGA
- a CDS encoding hydantoinase/oxoprolinase family protein, whose protein sequence is MNSKIIGLDIGGANTKLASSDGKIVELHYLPLWKNTRLPEVLKEIAQRLQPEKVAVVMTGELADCFEDKEQGILYIKACVDSAFGPSKVSYINNMGRFQHETDDIRKLAAANWAASARLVGKELGDCIFVDVGSTTSDIIPIVSGGHKAGLTDFERLCRSELVYAGTLRTNLAALLEKVKLERGWCRTASELFATTADAYLLLGKIDEGMYTCETADGAGKSKTDAMRRLARLVCADLSEIQEEEIYEIANQVKRKQVFTLAEAISEVAERNGLKRIAAAGLGEFLIKEAAERLDMEFVSISSHWGEEISKVFPAYAAARLIEM, encoded by the coding sequence ATGAATTCAAAAATTATCGGGCTTGATATTGGAGGAGCGAATACCAAACTTGCTTCCTCGGACGGAAAGATCGTAGAACTTCACTATTTGCCTCTCTGGAAGAACACGCGGCTTCCTGAGGTTCTGAAGGAAATCGCACAGCGGCTGCAGCCCGAAAAAGTTGCTGTTGTTATGACCGGAGAACTTGCAGACTGTTTTGAGGATAAGGAACAGGGCATTCTCTATATAAAGGCATGTGTTGATTCTGCCTTCGGGCCCTCGAAAGTTTCATATATAAACAATATGGGCAGGTTCCAGCATGAAACTGATGATATAAGGAAACTTGCTGCTGCCAACTGGGCGGCTTCTGCCAGGCTGGTAGGAAAAGAGTTAGGAGATTGTATTTTTGTGGATGTTGGAAGCACCACAAGTGATATTATTCCTATCGTTTCGGGTGGACATAAAGCAGGGCTTACTGACTTTGAGAGGCTTTGCAGGAGTGAACTCGTGTATGCAGGCACACTCAGGACAAACCTTGCCGCACTTCTCGAAAAGGTAAAGCTTGAGAGAGGCTGGTGCAGGACGGCTTCAGAACTCTTTGCTACAACTGCGGACGCTTATCTCCTGCTTGGAAAAATCGATGAGGGTATGTATACATGCGAGACTGCTGATGGAGCAGGCAAGAGCAAAACCGATGCTATGCGCAGGCTTGCAAGGCTTGTCTGTGCGGATCTTTCTGAAATCCAGGAAGAGGAAATCTATGAAATCGCAAATCAGGTAAAGAGAAAACAAGTTTTTACCCTGGCTGAGGCGATTTCCGAGGTTGCGGAGAGAAACGGGCTTAAAAGAATCGCAGCCGCAGGCCTTGGGGAATTTCTGATAAAAGAAGCTGCAGAGAGGCTTGATATGGAATTCGTATCGATATCCAGCCACTGGGGAGAAGAAATCTCAAAAGTTTTCCCGGCATATGCGGCTGCCAGGCTGATTGAGATGTAA
- a CDS encoding amino acid kinase family protein: MRLVVKIGGSLIKEATELVNRLVEEFGSGSQKIVEGGHTAESFPFSILIVPGGGIFADAVREADEKFCLSADTAHWMAILGMEQYAYYLQDKTGSRAVDSIADVPEGVSILFPYRLLREEDPLPHSWDVTSDTIAAWIAKQIGARLIKVTDVDGIFRNGKLVREISASSCVGNNASCIDPALPKFLLENRMECLIVNGKSPERVIRAVYGKPVPGTMVKGNV; this comes from the coding sequence ATGAGATTGGTGGTTAAGATTGGGGGAAGCCTTATCAAAGAGGCTACCGAGCTTGTAAATAGGTTGGTAGAGGAATTTGGCTCAGGAAGCCAGAAGATTGTAGAGGGAGGGCACACAGCCGAAAGCTTCCCTTTTTCCATTCTCATAGTGCCTGGAGGAGGCATCTTTGCTGATGCAGTCAGAGAAGCCGATGAGAAGTTTTGCCTGAGTGCCGACACAGCCCACTGGATGGCAATTCTTGGGATGGAGCAGTATGCCTATTATCTTCAGGATAAAACCGGTTCAAGGGCTGTAGACTCAATAGCAGATGTGCCTGAAGGGGTTTCAATTCTCTTTCCATACAGGCTCCTGAGAGAAGAAGATCCCCTGCCTCATAGCTGGGACGTAACATCCGATACTATTGCAGCCTGGATTGCAAAGCAAATCGGAGCAAGATTAATAAAAGTTACGGATGTAGATGGCATATTCAGGAATGGAAAGCTAGTCAGGGAAATTTCTGCCTCCAGTTGCGTAGGGAACAATGCAAGCTGCATCGACCCTGCCCTGCCGAAGTTTCTTCTGGAAAACCGAATGGAATGCCTGATTGTTAACGGAAAATCTCCTGAGAGGGTCATTAGGGCTGTGTACGGAAAGCCTGTACCTGGTACTATGGTAAAGGGGAATGTTTAA
- a CDS encoding HVO_2753 family zinc finger protein → MSAQKIEYCTSCGIRLVERGYVKFPCPECGSEIGRCASCRQQGNVYTCPKCGFKAP, encoded by the coding sequence ATGTCAGCACAAAAAATTGAGTACTGTACTTCATGTGGAATTCGCCTTGTGGAAAGGGGTTATGTAAAGTTTCCCTGCCCGGAGTGCGGATCAGAAATAGGAAGATGTGCAAGCTGCAGGCAGCAGGGTAACGTATACACCTGCCCCAAGTGCGGATTTAAGGCACCCTGA
- a CDS encoding elongation factor 1-beta — MGDVAAKIKIMPESVETDLAELKEKIKSVIPAGADLHGDIVEEPIAFGLKALIVTLIVNDEEGGTEPAEEAFAKVPGVETVQVLEAYRI, encoded by the coding sequence ATGGGTGACGTTGCAGCAAAAATTAAGATTATGCCAGAAAGCGTTGAAACCGACCTTGCAGAATTAAAAGAGAAAATAAAATCCGTAATTCCTGCCGGGGCAGACCTTCACGGAGATATTGTTGAAGAGCCTATTGCTTTTGGTCTGAAGGCTCTAATTGTAACATTAATTGTCAATGACGAAGAAGGCGGAACTGAACCTGCAGAAGAAGCTTTTGCAAAAGTTCCCGGTGTCGAGACCGTTCAGGTTCTGGAAGCCTACCGTATTTAA
- a CDS encoding PAS domain S-box protein — MLGNAEGISESGKEELKMELLPTDPNFFLKLGEEGTILCANKAAKALLEYWGVKEGQKVPDVLRHNIKRILAQKEPKSFEIQAGKTTYAAVLYPFPEENYVNLQAFDISFRALNEEKLRRREKQYLSLSNLSRISLTCKNLQEILERSALLIAKGLGADFSRILELMPDGTFIMRAGYGWKEKYIDSVIIKEKSQAEYALALKKTIILEDIDTETRFECSEFIRRHGIASGATVLIGDMSKPFGVMEVYSREKREFTEDEIYFLDSAAILLSEIIGRRHAEEKLRIHQKELEKLVEERTLEYTEANENLLHEIMERRKTEKNLTNSLKFLETLLDTIPAPVYYIDNNGRCLTCNNILARQVLGLEKEEIIGKTFAEVHNKSQAGILLEIHKDDLELLQRGGSDVSEKEIMCADGIKRDFLASRVTFLDEEKNVRNMVAVLLDITELRKTENKLQNNVRFLETLLDSIPSPVFQRDLNEIYVNCNESFARQIMGLPKAEVIGGSFREFQKRVPKELAEIYHKHDRNLLEKGGSNYYETKVLCADGIERDFLFHKATYQDSSGKVAGVVGVMLDITERKKAEEIFRRSEERYRIAAEQTGQIVYDFNIKTQEVDWAGAIPELTGYSFEEFQKINPETLLEHIHPDDLGGIIEKVKVFFEKGERLREEFRFRRKDGNYIYVEDRRVLLRDAEGDPYRVLGVMKDITEIKLASKKMKESEERYRSFMKNFRGIAFQGNLDFTPIMIDGSVEEITGYRGEDFMSGKVSWNQIVLPEDWQNLVNNNERLIKHPLLVIEHEYRIRHRDGKIKWVREVVQNVSDFTGKRRILQGAVYDITKQKEAEESLKKVEEIRKKEIHHRIKNNLQVISSLLELQAERFDEEEVLEAFRESQNRVATMAIIHEELYRSKNSETLDFSEYLQKLTSDLLHSYTVRKGDIRMELDIEEVFFGMDTAVPLGIIINELVSNSLKHAFPQGRKGEIRIKLCRVEENGENKNISNSTNNIGAKSSVDKSSQYSLVVSDNGLGFPENLDFRNTGSLGLQLVNILVEQLEGTIELQNGAGTTFKILFKEND; from the coding sequence ATGCTCGGAAATGCCGAAGGGATAAGCGAATCAGGTAAAGAAGAGCTGAAGATGGAGCTTCTCCCGACAGACCCAAATTTTTTCCTGAAATTGGGAGAAGAGGGAACAATTCTTTGCGCTAATAAGGCAGCTAAGGCTCTTCTTGAATATTGGGGTGTAAAAGAAGGGCAAAAAGTGCCTGATGTACTGAGGCACAATATAAAAAGAATCCTTGCACAGAAGGAGCCGAAAAGTTTTGAGATTCAGGCAGGGAAGACAACATATGCTGCAGTACTCTATCCTTTTCCGGAAGAGAACTATGTAAACCTTCAAGCTTTTGATATAAGCTTCAGGGCTCTTAACGAAGAAAAGCTCCGCAGAAGAGAAAAACAATACCTTTCTCTGAGCAACCTCAGCAGGATCTCCTTAACCTGCAAAAACTTACAGGAAATTCTGGAAAGAAGCGCCCTGCTTATTGCTAAAGGGCTTGGTGCGGACTTTTCCAGAATCCTGGAACTCATGCCCGATGGAACTTTTATTATGAGGGCAGGATACGGCTGGAAAGAGAAGTACATAGACAGCGTTATTATAAAAGAGAAGTCTCAAGCCGAATATGCCCTTGCTTTGAAAAAAACTATTATCCTGGAAGATATTGATACCGAAACCCGTTTTGAGTGCAGTGAGTTTATCAGGCGGCACGGCATAGCCAGCGGAGCTACGGTTCTGATAGGGGATATGAGTAAGCCTTTTGGGGTAATGGAAGTTTACAGTCGGGAAAAGAGAGAGTTTACTGAGGATGAGATATATTTCCTGGATTCTGCTGCTATTTTATTATCCGAGATCATAGGGCGTCGGCATGCCGAGGAAAAACTCCGGATTCATCAGAAGGAGTTGGAAAAGCTCGTTGAAGAAAGAACCCTTGAGTACACGGAAGCAAATGAGAACCTTCTACATGAAATAATGGAAAGGAGAAAAACTGAAAAAAACCTCACGAATAGCCTGAAATTTCTTGAAACTCTCCTTGATACCATACCCGCACCTGTGTATTATATAGATAATAATGGCAGGTGTCTCACTTGTAATAATATTCTAGCCAGGCAGGTTCTGGGACTGGAAAAAGAAGAAATTATAGGAAAAACTTTTGCTGAAGTGCACAATAAGTCGCAAGCGGGGATTTTACTTGAAATCCATAAAGACGATCTGGAGCTGTTGCAGAGAGGGGGAAGCGACGTATCTGAAAAAGAAATCATGTGTGCTGACGGCATAAAAAGAGACTTCCTGGCGAGCAGGGTAACTTTTCTGGACGAAGAAAAAAACGTAAGGAATATGGTCGCTGTACTGCTTGATATAACTGAACTCAGGAAAACTGAGAATAAGCTCCAGAATAATGTGAGATTTCTGGAGACCCTGCTTGACAGCATTCCAAGCCCGGTGTTTCAGAGGGACTTGAATGAAATATACGTAAACTGTAACGAGAGTTTTGCCAGGCAGATTATGGGGCTTCCCAAAGCTGAGGTTATAGGGGGCTCTTTTAGAGAGTTCCAGAAGAGAGTTCCAAAGGAGCTTGCAGAGATCTATCACAAGCATGATAGGAACCTCCTTGAAAAAGGGGGAAGCAACTATTACGAAACCAAGGTGCTCTGTGCCGACGGCATAGAGAGAGATTTTCTTTTCCATAAAGCCACTTACCAAGACAGTTCGGGAAAAGTGGCTGGAGTAGTCGGTGTAATGCTTGATATTACCGAGCGTAAAAAAGCTGAGGAGATTTTCAGGAGAAGTGAGGAAAGATATCGGATCGCTGCCGAACAGACAGGGCAGATTGTGTATGACTTTAATATAAAAACACAGGAGGTAGATTGGGCAGGAGCTATTCCAGAGCTTACCGGTTACAGTTTTGAAGAGTTCCAGAAAATCAATCCTGAAACGTTGCTGGAGCACATTCATCCTGATGATCTCGGTGGAATAATAGAAAAAGTCAAGGTCTTCTTTGAGAAAGGAGAGAGATTGAGAGAAGAGTTCAGGTTCAGGAGAAAGGACGGTAATTATATTTATGTAGAAGACCGGAGAGTCCTTCTCAGGGACGCGGAAGGAGATCCATATAGAGTGCTTGGGGTAATGAAAGATATTACGGAGATAAAGCTTGCATCGAAAAAAATGAAAGAGAGCGAAGAGCGCTACCGGTCCTTTATGAAAAATTTCAGGGGAATAGCTTTTCAGGGAAATCTGGATTTTACACCTATAATGATTGACGGGAGTGTGGAAGAGATTACAGGGTACCGGGGAGAAGATTTTATGTCCGGAAAAGTAAGCTGGAACCAGATTGTTCTCCCTGAAGACTGGCAAAACCTTGTTAATAATAATGAGAGATTAATAAAACATCCGCTGCTTGTAATAGAACACGAATACCGTATAAGACACAGGGATGGAAAAATAAAATGGGTTCGCGAAGTTGTCCAGAATGTTTCAGATTTTACAGGCAAGAGAAGAATCCTGCAAGGTGCAGTTTATGATATAACCAAACAAAAAGAAGCTGAAGAGTCTCTGAAAAAGGTAGAAGAAATCCGTAAAAAAGAAATCCATCACCGCATAAAAAATAACCTTCAGGTTATCTCCAGCCTCCTGGAACTCCAGGCTGAAAGATTTGACGAAGAAGAAGTCCTTGAAGCTTTCCGTGAGAGCCAGAACAGGGTTGCCACTATGGCTATAATCCACGAGGAGCTCTACAGGTCAAAAAATAGTGAAACCCTCGATTTCTCGGAATACCTTCAGAAATTGACCTCAGATCTTCTTCACTCCTACACTGTCAGGAAAGGCGATATCAGGATGGAGCTGGATATTGAGGAGGTCTTCTTTGGAATGGACACGGCAGTCCCTCTTGGGATAATTATTAACGAGCTCGTGTCTAATTCTCTAAAACATGCTTTTCCTCAGGGTAGAAAAGGGGAAATTCGGATAAAACTCTGCAGGGTTGAAGAGAACGGAGAGAATAAAAATATAAGTAATAGCACTAATAATATTGGTGCTAAGAGCTCAGTTGATAAAAGTAGCCAATATTCGCTGGTAGTTTCGGACAATGGATTAGGTTTTCCGGAAAATCTCGATTTCAGGAATACTGGTTCTCTGGGTCTGCAACTTGTAAATATTCTTGTTGAACAACTGGAGGGTACAATCGAACTCCAAAATGGTGCAGGGACTACCTTCAAAATATTGTTTAAAGAAAACGACTGA